A stretch of Camelina sativa cultivar DH55 chromosome 18, Cs, whole genome shotgun sequence DNA encodes these proteins:
- the LOC104761418 gene encoding uncharacterized protein LOC104761418, whose amino-acid sequence MEGTNQASFSVILVVALCATTLLRSGLAEVLVTPRFPTIPGFPIDLTKCWSSLFNVQGCNIVILKSALTGKFENVGPTCCKAFTEVDAKCWPKMFPLNTLFPPLLKDVCSRISAAAPTHKTPQFPAIPGSPIDLTKCLSSLVNVEGCVTEIYKSVFTRKFGNVGPMCCKAFSDVDSKCWPQMFPLNPFFPPLLKNECSRINAADPTHK is encoded by the coding sequence ATGGAAGGTACGAATCAAGCTTCTTTCTCCGTGATTCTAGTCGTGGCTCTGTGTGCCACTACTTTATTGAGGTCGGGCCTAGCCGAGGTGCTCGTGACACCTCGATTTCCTACCATTCCTGGTTTTCCAATTGATCTCACAAAATGTTGGTCATCGCTCTTCAACGTTCAAGGTTGCAATATCGTAATCTTAAAATCTGCTTTAACCGGTAAGTTTGAAAACGTTGGACCAACATGCTGCAAGGCGTTTACGGAAGTAGATGCAAAGTGTTGGCCAAAAATGTTTCCACTGAATACATTATTCCCTCCTCTTCTCAAGGATGTTTGCTCTCGCATCAGCGCAGCTGCGCCAACACATAAGACACCACAATTCCCTGCCATCCCTGGTTCTCCCATCGATCTCACAAAATGTTTGTCATCACTTGTCAACGTTGAGGGTTGCGTAACTGAAATCTACAAATCAGTTTTCACAAGAAAGTTTGGTAATGTTGGACCAATGTGTTGCAAGGCGTTTTCAGATGTGGATTCCAAATGCTGGCCACAAATGTTTCCTCTAAATCCGTTCTTCCCTCCTCTTCTAAAAAATGAATGTTCTCGCATTAATGCAGCCGATCCTACACACAAGTGA
- the LOC104761419 gene encoding uncharacterized protein LOC104761419: MEAIAVFKYQIEKNPGPEHVGTIAANTKFVRRDDQDSNISISLPTNEFTEAEDSPHKEKLYYFLKDLGVDARDALRLIQELALRACKVTSSFEYRPQYALLILLTLTLTLHTAPSSTEGPVLLDESQVEPVLDDPQVDESFIDDPQLDKSFIDDPQLDESSIDDYDLVEFLDDSLIEESFIDDSQLEEVIRTSLEEDDERRNSEF; this comes from the coding sequence ATGGAAGCTATTGCAGTATTCAAGTACCAAATCGAAAAGAATCCTGGACCCGAACATGTTGGTACAATCGCAGCGAATACAAAATTTGTCAGACGAGATGACCAAGATTCGAACATCTCAATTTCATTACCTACCAATGAATTCACTGAAGCCGAAGATTCTCCTCACAAAGAAAAACTCTATTACTTCTTAAAAGATTTAGGAGTTGATGCACGAGACGCTCTCCGGTTAATACAAGAACTCGCCCTACGTGCATGCAAAGTAACTTCATCGTTTGAATACCGTCCACAATAtgctttgttaattttgttgacGTTGACGTTGACGCTTCATACGGCTCCTTCGAGTACTGAAGGACCAGTACTCCTCGATGAATCTCAAGTCGAACCAGTCCTTGATGACCCTCAAGTCGACGAATCATTCATCGATGACCCTCAACTCGACAAATCATTCATCGATGACCCTCAACTCGACGAATCATCCATCGATGATTACGATCTAGTCGAATTCCTAGATGATTCTCTAATCGAAGAATCATTCATCGATGACTCTCAACTCGAAGAGGTGATTCGAACCTCCCTCGAAGAAGATGACGAGAGGAGGAATAGCGAGTTTTAG
- the LOC104761420 gene encoding uncharacterized protein LOC104761420 — protein sequence MLARNFIKHIPCKNLSRHHILRDRVRPLIFFTSSTPQSSFSISASLSTSSSSSSSCFTDESFAAPYLSVRIHCPKHVVDPFSEALLCFGASSVAVDEDIKEEDDKDAASGSSIASKEICIESIFPVHEEVKMCISQAANSIGLKEIPKFKVEMGDEQDWITKNQDLFQPVEIAERLWIVPEWTSPPVPEAVNIILNPGFAFGTGEHPTTKLCLLLLQSLIKGGEAFLDYGTGSGILAIASLKFGAASSVGVDIDPLAIKSASHNAALNNIPLEKLELHLAPSENSSSGREMSLQKEQFDVVIANILLNPVMELADHIVSFAKPGATTGISGILSEQLPNVKERYSPFLENISTATIGDWVCMSGTKRGEFIDN from the exons atgttaGCTAGGAATTTTATCAAACACATTCCGTGCAAGAATCTCTCCCGCCACCATATCCTCAGAGACAGAGTCAGacctctcatcttcttcacttcttctacTCCTCAGTCCTCCTTTTCAATCTCTGCGTCTCTctctacctcttcttcttcctcatcttcgtGCTTTACTGATGAGTCTTTCGCTGCACCTTACCTCTCAGTTCGTATCCATTGTCCAAAACATGTCGTC GATCCATTCTCGGAGGCGCTCTTGTGTTTTGGAGCAAGCTCTGTAGCTGTAGATGAAGacatcaaagaagaagacgacaaaGATGCGGCTTCTGGGTCTTCTATTGCttccaaagag ATTTGTATAGAATCAATATTCCCAGTGCACGAAGAAGTGAAAATGTGCATTTCACAAGCTGCAAATTCCATAGGCTTGAAAGAGATACCCAAATTCAAAGTTGAAATGGGAGATGAACAAGACTGGATCACCAAAAACCAG GATTTGTTTCAGCCTGTTGAAATCGCTGAGAGGCTTTGGATTGTACCTGAGTGGACATCTCCTCCT GTCCCTGAAGCGGTAAACATAATTCTGAACCCTGGATTTGCGTTTGGGACTGGAGAACATCCTACTACTAAGCTTTGTCTATTGCTTCTGCAAAGTTTGATCAAAGGTGGAGAAGCATTCCTCGACTATGGTACCGGTTCAGGAATACTTGCAATCGCATCCCTCAAG TTTGGTGCTGCATCATCTGTTGGCGTTGATATCGATCCCCTGGCAATAAAATCTGCTAGTCATAATGCAGCTCTGAACAACATTCCTTTGGAGAAACTAGAGCTACACCTTGCACCAAGTGAGAATAGCTCTTCTGGAAGAGAAATGTCATTGCAAAAAGAACAGTTTGATGTGGTCATTGCAAACATACTCTTAAACCCGGTTATGGAACTAGCAGATCATATAGTTTCATTTGCAAAACCTGGGGCAACCACTGGCATTTCTGGAATCCTATCTGAACAG CTTCCAAATGTAAAAGAACGGTACTCTCCCTTCTTGGAGAACATTTCTACAGCCACAATAGGTGATTGGGTATGCATGAGCGGTACCAAAAGAGGGGAGTTTATTGATAACTGA
- the LOC104761421 gene encoding transcriptional regulator ATRX homolog: MGKSSSSSKKLKHSTDSSTKLRSVKKKKKKTKRNKSKKIRRVKDYSDESESSFSDSSLYSSSSSEDDCRRKKMKRRQSKLSKKRSRKRYSSSSESDDDDDDSGLLKKRKRSKRKDESLGKKKKKKKRLVSRKRRKRDLSLSSTSSEQSDDDDGSESDGKRRSRNRGRLSKVKDVGRRSRDESSEPDEYLQVEDEVIPAKSSRRLKSIIVVSYGYGNDEGKEEDDRDVYMTGGGNRELGLSDESDERDGETNVSYARARADDNGGRTVGYDEFLEFDKSETSKVSHRDTSMKDDDLEAILKKRALENLKRFRGVNQKSGMTRKEVSSVSEGEPLQIESEKVEDSQDHGLMEQNQRSAVSKDLETSEKIVHVVNVKELGTALANSSSQQDQQPGDTAKVKASSSISSCSTKRKLIRPLLGKESLNLASRKETVGGQGAEAENINGSTIDKNCPESSLALVPENGGENIEPTKVSSSLNAQSSSHAGTETLDETKDESQSEQKKVDETKDESQYEQKTMTVMRGGEMVQVSYKVYIPYQVCFVRRQRFSAFQHNI; encoded by the exons atgggcaaatcttcatcttcctcaaagAAACTTAAACATTCTACAGATTCGTCTACTAAG TTGCGatcggtgaagaagaagaagaagaagacgaagagaaacAAATCGAAGAAGATTCGTAGAGTTAAAGACTATTCAGATGAGAGTGAATCAAGTTTCTCAGATTCTTCTTTGTATTCTTCTTCTAGTTCGGAAGATGATTgcaggaggaagaagatgaagcgtCGTCAATCTAAATTGAGCAAGAAGAGGTCACGAAAGAGGTATTCTTCTAGTAGTGAgagtgacgatgatgatgatgattctggtcttttaaagaaaaggaaaagatctAAGAGGAAGGATGAATCtttagggaagaagaagaagaagaagaagagacttgtTTCGAGAAAGAGACGTAAGAGAGATTTGAGTTTAAGCTCTACTAGTAGTGAGCAGAGCGATGATGATGACGGTAGTGAGAGTGATGGGAAGAGAAGGTCTAGGAACAGAGGAAGACTTAGTAAGGTTAAGGATGTGGGGAGAAGAAGTCGAGATGAGTCGAGTGAACCTGATGAATACTTGCAAGTGGAAGATGAAGTTATACCGGCGAAGAGTTCTAGAAGGCTTAAATCTATTATTGTTGTATCGTATGGTTATGGCAATGATGAgggaaaggaagaagatgacagaGATGTCTATATGACAGGCGGTGGCAATAGAGAGTTAGGACTTAGTGATGAATCTGATGAGAGAGATGGTGAAACTAATGTCTCTTATGCTAGAGCTCGTGCTGATGACAACGGAGGTAGAACTGTTGGATATGAtgaatttttagaatttgacaAATCTGAAACTAGCAAAGTTTCTCATAGGGACACTAGCATGAAAGATGATGACTTGGAAGCCATTTTAAAGAAAAGAGCTTTGGAGAATCTTAAAAGATTTCGTGGTGTGAACCAAAAGAGTGGAATGACAAGAAAAGAGGTGTCTTCTGTTTCAGAAGGAGAACCTCTGCAAATTGAATCTGAAAAAGTTGAGGATTCACAAGACCATGGTCTCATGGAACAGAATCAAAGATCTGCGGTAAGTAAGGATCTTGAGACTTCAGAAAAGATAGTACATGTTGTTAATGTTAAGGAATTGGGAACAGCATTGGCTAATTCTTCCTCTCAACAAGATCAGCAGCCTGGTGATACTGCCAAAGTGAAAGCTAGTTCTAGTATTAGCTCATGTTCAACTAAACGGAAGTTGATTAGACCGTTGCTGGGGAAAGAAAGTTTAAATTTAGCTAGCAGGAAAGAAACCGTTGGTGGCCAAGGTGCTGAAGCAGAGAACATCAATGGCAGTACCATCGACAAGAATTGTCCGGAAAGTTCTCTAGCTCTGGTACCAGAGAATGGAGGTGaaaacatagaaccaacaaaagtGAGCTCTAGTCTTAACGCCCAGTCGTCTTCTCATGCCGGCACAGAGACATTAGATGAAACCAAGGATGAGTCACAGTCTGAACAGAAAAAAGTTGATGAAACAAAAGATGAGTCACAGTACGAACAGAAAACGATGACGGTGATGAGGGGTGGAGAAATGGTTCAG GTGAGTTACAAGGTCTACATTCCTTACCAGGTCTGTTTTGTACGCCGTCAGCGATTCTCCGCCTTTCAACATAACATTTAA
- the LOC104761422 gene encoding protein yippee-like At5g53940, whose product MGRIFTVELEGRSYRCRFCRTHLALPDDLVSRSFHCRRGKAYLFNRSVNISMGPLEERMMLSGMHTVADIFCCCCGQNVGWKYESAHEKAQKYKEGKFVLERGRIVDEIDLSTEVYIDTHGSTSDTEDS is encoded by the exons ATGGGAAGGATATTCACGGTGGAGCTTGAGGGAAGATCTTACAGATGCAGGTTCTGCAGAACCCATCTCGCTCTTCCTGATGATCTTGTTTCTCGG TCGTTCCATTGTCGCAGAGGAAAGGCTTACCTCTTTAATCGTTC ggtGAACATAAGTATGGGTCCACTAGAGGAAAGAATGATGCTTTCGGGTATGCATACAGTAGCTGATATTTTCTGCTGTTGTTGTGGACAGAACGTTGGCTGGAAATAC GAATCAGCGCATGAGAAAGCTCAGAAGTATAAAGAAGGCAAATTTGTTCTGGAAAG AGGAAGGATCGTTGATGAAATCGATTTATCAACTGAGGTTTATATCGATACTCACGGTAGCACAAGCGACACCGAAGATTCTTAA
- the LOC104761423 gene encoding protein CUP-SHAPED COTYLEDON 2, with amino-acid sequence MDIPYYHYDHGGDSQYLPPGFRFHPTDEELITHYLLRKVLDSCFSSRAIAEVDLNKCEPWQLPGRAKMGEKEWYFFSLRDRKYPTGLRTNRATEAGYWKATGKDREIYSSKTCALVGMKKTLVFYKGRAPKGEKSNWVMHEYRLEGKFSYHFISRSSKDEWVISRVFQKTGLASSGPGGGGGPSVSVSSGGGAAKKTKVSSTISRNYQEQPSSPSSVSLPPLLDPTATLGYTDSSCSYDSRSTNTTVTASAITEHVSCFSTATTTTTKALGLDVNSFNHLPPPPGFDFDPFPRFVSRNVSALSNFRSSFQENFNHFPYFGSSSASTMTSSGNLPYSHGGGALSGMNYWLPANAEENETKAGLLHAGLDCIWNC; translated from the exons ATGGACATTCCTTACTACCACTACGACCACGGCGGAGACAGCCAATATCTTCCGCCGGGTTTCAGGTTTCATCCCACGGACGAAGAGCTCATCACTCATTACCTCCTCCGCAAGGTCCTCGACAGTTGCTTCTCAAGCCGTGCCATCGCTGAAGTTGACCTCAACAAGTGCGAGCCTTGGCAACTTCCCG GGAGAGCTAAGATGGGAGAGAAAGAATGGTACTTCTTTAGCCTCCGTGACCGGAAATATCCGACGGGACTGAGAACGAACAGAGCTACTGAGGCTGGTTACTGGAAAGCTACCGGAAAAGACAGAGAGATTTACAGTTCCAAGACTTGTGCACTTGTTGGGATGAAGAAGACTCTTGTCTTCTACAAAGGAAGAGCTCCTAAAGGAGAGAAGAGTAATTGGGTTATGCATGAGTATCGTCTTGAAGGCAAATTCTCTTACCATTTCATctcaagaagctccaag GATGAGTGGGTGATCTCTAGGGTTTTCCAGAAGACCGGTTTAGCCAGTTCTGgacccggaggaggaggaggaccaaGTGTTAGCGTAAGCAGCGGTGGAGGTGCGGCTAAAAAGACGAAAGTGTCCTCAACGATTTCAAGAAACTACCAAGAACAACCAAGCTCTCCTTCCTCGGTCTCACTCCCTCCTCTCCTAGATCCCACCGCAACGCTCGGCTACACCGATAGCAGTTGCTCCTACGACAGCCGTAGCACCAACACAACCGTCACAGCCAGTGCAATAACCGAGCACGTGTCCTGTTTCTCCACtgccactactactactactaaggCCTTGGGCTTAGATGTTAACTCGTTCAACCATCTTCCACCGCCGCCAGGGTTTGACTTTGATCCTTTTCCTCGTTTTGTCTCTAGAAACGTCTCGGCTCTATCTAACTTTAGGTCGTCGTTCCAAGAAAACTTCAATCACTTTCCTTACTTTGGATCGTCTTCTGCATCGACCATGACCTCCTCCGGTAACCTGCCTTATTCCCATGGCGGAGGTGCCCTCTCCGGGATGAATTACTGGCTACCGGCGAATGCGGAAGAGAATGAGACTAAGGCCGGTCTGCTTCATGCTGGACTTGACTGTATTTGGAACTGCTGA